In the genome of Gordonia rubripertincta, one region contains:
- the rbfA gene encoding 30S ribosome-binding factor RbfA, whose amino-acid sequence MADPARAQRLAKRISTIVASAIATEIKDPRLAYVTVTDTRVTNDLHDATVYYTVMGESIDAEPDYEAAAAGLAKATGVLRSKVGAGTGVRFTPTLRFLLDTVPDAARQMEELVARARANDELVARRAAEASPAGDADPYRSADDAGDDE is encoded by the coding sequence ATGGCTGATCCAGCACGGGCACAACGTCTGGCCAAGCGGATCTCGACGATCGTCGCCTCGGCGATCGCCACCGAGATCAAGGACCCGCGCCTGGCCTACGTGACGGTCACCGACACCCGCGTGACCAACGATCTGCACGACGCGACCGTCTACTACACGGTGATGGGCGAATCCATCGACGCCGAACCCGACTACGAGGCGGCGGCAGCAGGACTGGCCAAGGCGACCGGTGTGCTCCGGTCCAAGGTCGGCGCCGGTACCGGCGTCCGCTTCACCCCGACCCTGCGTTTCCTGCTCGACACAGTGCCCGACGCGGCCCGGCAGATGGAGGAGCTCGTCGCTCGCGCCCGCGCCAACGACGAACTCGTCGCGCGACGCGCAGCCGAGGCATCACCGGCCGGTGACGCCGATCCCTATCGCTCGGCAGACGACGCCGGCGACGACGAGTGA
- the infB gene encoding translation initiation factor IF-2, translating into MAGKARVHELAKELGVTSKQVLERLKEQGEFVKSASSTVEAPVARRLRESFPGKDGGAKDGGSSSAPGPRQSAKPGPKPSGAPKPGVAPAAPAERPAPGPQTSGPKPGGPKPGPAPVETPAPAAAERPSTAPTPTPGAPKPAAPAPQAPAPAAPQAPAASAAPTPPTKAPGPRPGPKPGPRAPRVGNNPYSSAPAPAPRPAARPGGPGQGGPRPGGGRPGPAGQGGPRPGGGRPAPGQGGPRPNPGNMPPRPSPGAMPSRAARPDARPGGRGGAGGGRGGGGGGYRGGPGGGGAPGAPAGGGFRGRPGGGGGRGRGGAAGAFGRPGGAPRKGRKSKRAKRAEYESMQAPSVGGVRLPRGNGEIIRLARGASLSDFADKIDANPASLVQALFNLGEMVTATESVNDETLELLGSEMNYRVQVVSPEDEDRELLDSFDLTYGEDEGGEEDLEQRPPVVTVMGHVDHGKTRLLDTIRKANVREGEAGGITQHIGAYQVNTHLNGEDRLITFIDTPGHEAFTAMRARGAKATDIAILVVAADDGVMPQTVEAVNHAQAADVPIVVAVNKIDKEGADPQKIRGQLTEYGLIPEEYGGDAMFVDISAKQGENIDALLEAVLLTADASLDLRANPDMDAQGVAIEAHLDRGRGPVATVLVQRGTLRVGDSIVAGDAYGRVRRMVDEHGEDVPEALPSRPVQVIGFTSVPGAGDNLLVVEEDRIARQIADRRNARKRNALAARSRKRISLEDLDSALKETSQLNLILKGDNSGTVEALEEALLGIEMGDEVSLRIIDRGVGGVTETNVNLAAASDAIIIGFNVRAEGKATELANREGVDIRYYSVIYQAIDEIESALKGMLKPVYEEVELGRAEIRAIFKSSKVGNIAGCLVQSGIMRRNAKARLLRDNVVVAENLTVSSLKREKDDATEVREGYECGLTLTYSDIKVDDVIETYELREKPRD; encoded by the coding sequence GTGGCAGGCAAAGCCCGCGTGCACGAACTGGCCAAGGAGCTCGGTGTCACGAGCAAGCAGGTGCTCGAGCGTCTGAAGGAACAGGGCGAGTTCGTCAAATCGGCGTCGTCGACGGTAGAGGCCCCAGTGGCCCGTCGACTGCGTGAATCATTCCCCGGCAAGGACGGGGGAGCCAAGGACGGCGGATCGTCGTCGGCGCCCGGCCCTCGCCAGTCGGCCAAGCCCGGACCCAAGCCGTCCGGTGCGCCGAAGCCCGGTGTCGCCCCGGCAGCGCCGGCCGAGCGTCCCGCCCCGGGACCCCAGACCAGCGGACCCAAGCCGGGCGGCCCGAAGCCGGGCCCCGCCCCGGTCGAGACCCCCGCACCGGCGGCGGCCGAGCGCCCGAGCACGGCCCCGACCCCGACCCCCGGTGCCCCCAAGCCCGCGGCCCCGGCACCTCAGGCGCCGGCACCCGCCGCACCTCAGGCACCCGCCGCGTCGGCAGCACCCACGCCGCCGACCAAGGCCCCGGGTCCTCGCCCCGGTCCCAAGCCCGGCCCGCGTGCCCCGCGTGTCGGCAACAACCCGTACTCCTCGGCCCCGGCTCCCGCGCCGCGTCCGGCGGCCCGCCCCGGCGGCCCCGGCCAGGGCGGTCCCCGTCCCGGTGGCGGTCGTCCCGGTCCCGCCGGCCAGGGTGGACCCCGTCCCGGTGGCGGTCGTCCCGCTCCCGGCCAGGGCGGACCTCGTCCCAACCCGGGCAACATGCCCCCTCGTCCCAGCCCCGGCGCGATGCCCTCGCGTGCGGCTCGTCCTGACGCCCGTCCGGGTGGTCGCGGCGGTGCCGGTGGTGGCCGTGGCGGAGGCGGCGGCGGTTACCGCGGCGGACCCGGTGGCGGCGGCGCTCCCGGCGCACCTGCCGGTGGTGGCTTCCGCGGTCGTCCCGGTGGCGGCGGCGGTCGTGGCCGCGGCGGTGCAGCAGGTGCGTTCGGTCGTCCCGGTGGCGCGCCCCGCAAGGGTCGCAAGTCGAAGCGGGCGAAACGCGCCGAGTACGAGAGCATGCAAGCTCCGTCGGTCGGCGGCGTCCGTCTGCCCCGCGGCAACGGTGAGATCATCCGTCTCGCCCGTGGTGCCTCGCTGTCCGACTTCGCCGACAAGATCGACGCCAACCCGGCATCGCTGGTCCAGGCGCTGTTCAACCTCGGCGAGATGGTGACGGCGACCGAATCGGTCAACGACGAGACGCTCGAGCTGCTCGGCTCGGAGATGAACTACCGCGTCCAGGTCGTCAGCCCGGAGGACGAGGACCGCGAGCTGCTCGACAGCTTCGACCTCACCTACGGCGAGGACGAGGGCGGCGAGGAAGACCTCGAACAGCGTCCGCCGGTGGTCACCGTCATGGGCCACGTCGATCACGGTAAGACCCGATTGCTCGACACGATCCGTAAGGCCAACGTCCGCGAGGGCGAGGCCGGCGGCATCACGCAGCACATCGGTGCCTACCAGGTGAACACCCACCTCAACGGTGAGGATCGCCTGATCACCTTCATCGACACCCCGGGTCACGAGGCGTTCACCGCCATGCGTGCCCGCGGCGCCAAGGCGACCGACATCGCGATCCTCGTGGTCGCGGCCGACGACGGCGTCATGCCGCAGACGGTGGAGGCGGTCAACCATGCCCAGGCGGCCGACGTGCCGATCGTGGTCGCGGTGAACAAGATCGACAAGGAAGGCGCCGATCCGCAGAAGATCCGCGGACAGCTGACCGAGTACGGCCTGATCCCCGAGGAATACGGCGGCGACGCCATGTTCGTCGACATCTCGGCCAAGCAGGGCGAGAACATCGACGCGCTGCTCGAGGCCGTGCTGCTCACCGCGGACGCGTCGCTCGACCTGCGTGCCAACCCGGACATGGACGCCCAGGGTGTCGCCATCGAGGCGCACCTCGACCGCGGCCGCGGCCCGGTGGCGACCGTGCTGGTCCAGCGCGGCACGCTCCGCGTCGGCGACTCGATCGTCGCCGGTGACGCCTACGGTCGTGTCCGTCGCATGGTCGACGAGCACGGCGAGGACGTCCCCGAGGCGCTGCCGTCGCGTCCGGTCCAGGTCATCGGTTTCACCTCGGTCCCCGGTGCAGGCGACAACCTGCTCGTGGTCGAGGAGGACCGCATCGCCCGGCAGATCGCCGACCGCCGCAATGCGCGCAAGCGCAACGCGCTGGCCGCCCGCAGCCGCAAGCGGATCAGCCTGGAAGACCTGGATTCGGCTCTCAAGGAGACCAGCCAGCTCAACCTCATCCTCAAGGGTGACAACTCGGGTACGGTCGAGGCCCTCGAAGAGGCTCTGCTCGGCATCGAGATGGGCGACGAGGTGTCGCTGCGCATCATCGACCGCGGTGTCGGTGGCGTCACCGAGACCAACGTCAACCTGGCGGCGGCCTCGGATGCGATCATCATCGGCTTCAACGTCCGCGCGGAGGGCAAGGCCACCGAGCTGGCCAACCGCGAGGGCGTCGACATCCGGTACTACTCGGTGATCTATCAGGCCATCGACGAGATCGAGAGCGCGCTCAAGGGCATGCTCAAGCCGGTCTACGAAGAGGTGGAGCTCGGCCGCGCCGAGATCCGCGCCATCTTCAAGTCGTCGAAGGTCGGCAACATCGCCGGCTGTCTCGTCCAGTCGGGCATCATGCGCCGCAACGCCAAGGCGCGCCTGCTGCGTGACAACGTCGTGGTCGCCGAGAACCTCACCGTGTCGTCGCTCAAGCGTGAGAAGGACGACGCCACCGAGGTTCGCGAAGGCTACGAATGTGGTCTCACGCTGACCTACTCGGACATCAAGGTGGACGACGTGATCGAGACCTACGAGCTGCGGGAGAAGCCGCGCGACTGA
- a CDS encoding YlxR family protein, which translates to MVQRSAPRTSTNHRPVRMCIGCRQRAEATELVRVVTQQRGDIPVLVADPAKTMPGRGAWLHARAECISVATRRRAFAAALRTPGLTADPDDLAEQLGVITH; encoded by the coding sequence ATGGTTCAGCGATCCGCCCCCCGCACGTCAACCAATCACAGGCCGGTACGGATGTGTATCGGTTGCCGGCAACGGGCAGAGGCCACCGAGTTGGTTCGTGTCGTCACGCAACAGCGTGGTGATATCCCAGTGCTCGTGGCCGATCCCGCGAAGACCATGCCGGGACGTGGCGCTTGGTTGCATGCGAGGGCGGAGTGCATCTCCGTCGCGACGCGACGCAGGGCCTTCGCCGCGGCACTCCGGACCCCCGGTCTGACCGCGGACCCGGACGATCTCGCCGAACAGCTCGGCGTGATCACCCACTAA
- the nusA gene encoding transcription termination factor NusA, with translation MNIDIGALRMIEADKGISIETVITAIETALLTAYRHTDGFAPHARVDINRKSGAVRVMAQELDQNGDVVHEWDDTPEGFGRIAATTARQVILQRLRDAENEKNFGDLVAHEGEIVGGVVQQDSRANARGMVVVQIGSDANSTEGVIPPAEQVPGEVYTHGDRIKCYVVGVSRGPRGPQITLSRTHPNLVRKLFSLEVPEIEDGSVEIVAVAREAGHRSKIAVHTGVAGLNAKGACIGPMGQRVRNVMSELAGEKIDIIDFDSDPGVFVGNALSPAKVVSVTVVDAAAKAARVVVPDYQLSLAIGKEGQNARLAARLTGWRIDIRSDAAPAVEGSAE, from the coding sequence ATGAACATCGACATCGGCGCGCTGCGCATGATCGAGGCCGACAAGGGCATCTCGATCGAGACGGTCATCACCGCCATCGAGACCGCCCTGCTGACCGCCTACCGCCACACCGACGGCTTCGCGCCGCATGCGCGTGTCGACATCAACCGCAAGTCCGGTGCCGTCCGCGTGATGGCACAGGAACTCGACCAGAACGGCGACGTCGTCCACGAGTGGGACGACACCCCGGAGGGCTTCGGCCGGATCGCGGCCACCACCGCGCGCCAGGTCATCCTGCAGCGCCTCCGCGACGCGGAGAACGAGAAGAACTTCGGCGACCTCGTGGCACACGAGGGCGAGATCGTCGGCGGCGTGGTGCAACAGGACTCCCGCGCCAACGCCCGCGGCATGGTCGTGGTGCAGATCGGCAGCGACGCCAACAGCACCGAGGGCGTCATCCCGCCCGCCGAGCAGGTGCCCGGCGAGGTCTACACCCACGGCGACCGCATCAAGTGCTACGTGGTCGGCGTCAGCCGCGGCCCCCGCGGACCGCAGATCACGCTGTCGCGTACCCACCCGAACCTGGTCCGCAAGCTGTTCTCGCTCGAGGTGCCGGAGATCGAGGACGGTTCGGTCGAGATCGTCGCGGTCGCCCGAGAGGCGGGTCACCGGTCCAAGATCGCCGTGCACACCGGTGTCGCCGGACTCAACGCCAAGGGTGCCTGCATCGGCCCGATGGGCCAGCGTGTGCGCAACGTCATGAGCGAACTGGCGGGCGAGAAGATCGACATCATCGACTTCGACTCCGATCCCGGTGTGTTCGTCGGGAATGCGCTGTCCCCGGCGAAGGTTGTATCGGTCACCGTGGTCGACGCGGCCGCGAAGGCGGCCCGGGTCGTGGTACCGGATTATCAGCTCTCCCTAGCCATCGGCAAGGAGGGGCAGAACGCCCGTTTGGCCGCCCGGCTGACCGGTTGGCGGATCGACATCCGCTCCGACGCAGCCCCCGCGGTCGAGGGGAGCGCCGAGTGA
- the rimP gene encoding ribosome maturation factor RimP, translated as MPISPPQVSELVEKLVVEQGFDLEDVIVNRRDGQDELTIVVDRDGGSELDVLADLSNRISEVLDAVPELADEDPYVLEVTSPGVDRPLTLPRHWRRNTGRRVTVDVAPHDGGEERSLTGRIGKLDETNVEIVMNHRGRIAVETIPLEAVTRAVVQVDFSQPSIAELELCGLDADEIGRRRTRDRTQLDN; from the coding sequence ATGCCGATCAGCCCGCCGCAGGTGAGTGAACTCGTCGAAAAGCTTGTCGTAGAGCAAGGTTTCGACCTCGAAGACGTCATCGTCAACCGACGCGACGGCCAGGACGAACTGACGATCGTCGTCGACCGCGACGGCGGCAGCGAACTCGACGTCCTCGCCGACCTGTCCAACCGGATCTCCGAGGTCCTCGACGCGGTTCCCGAACTCGCCGACGAGGACCCCTACGTCCTCGAGGTGACCTCGCCCGGCGTCGACCGTCCCCTGACCCTCCCGCGGCACTGGCGTCGAAACACCGGACGCCGCGTCACCGTCGACGTCGCCCCACACGACGGAGGCGAGGAGCGGTCCCTCACCGGTCGCATCGGCAAGCTCGACGAGACGAACGTCGAGATCGTGATGAACCACCGCGGACGGATCGCGGTCGAGACGATCCCGCTCGAGGCCGTGACGCGAGCGGTCGTGCAGGTCGACTTCTCGCAGCCGAGCATCGCCGAACTCGAACTCTGCGGCCTCGACGCCGATGAGATCGGGCGCCGGCGGACGCGGGACCGCACGCAACTGGACAACTGA
- a CDS encoding ferritin-like domain-containing protein — protein MTSPVPSPVADTGDPLAVAADAENAAIFTYGVITAFVAAARRRMVGDYAAEHRARRDEIDRAITAAGGTPPLAAAGYTLPVEVTDPETAARAALAAEVDCTTAYRALVEQADDEPGRRIGVDGLSDSAVRAATWRALLQETPVTVAFPGSPVSG, from the coding sequence ATGACCAGCCCCGTCCCCTCCCCGGTGGCCGACACCGGCGATCCGCTCGCCGTCGCCGCCGACGCCGAGAACGCGGCGATCTTCACCTACGGGGTGATCACCGCGTTCGTCGCGGCCGCGCGTCGTCGCATGGTCGGCGATTACGCCGCCGAGCACCGCGCCCGCCGGGACGAGATCGACCGTGCCATCACCGCCGCCGGCGGCACACCACCGCTGGCCGCAGCCGGTTACACGCTTCCGGTGGAGGTCACCGATCCCGAGACCGCCGCTCGGGCGGCACTCGCGGCCGAGGTCGACTGCACCACTGCATACCGGGCGTTGGTCGAGCAGGCCGACGACGAGCCGGGTCGCCGGATCGGCGTCGACGGCCTGTCGGACTCCGCAGTCCGCGCCGCCACGTGGCGTGCCCTGTTGCAGGAAACCCCGGTCACGGTCGCGTTTCCGGGATCTCCCGTCTCCGGCTGA
- a CDS encoding proline--tRNA ligase, with product MSTLFLRTLRDDPADAEVPSHKLLVRAGYVRRVAPGVYSWLPLGLRVLKAIENVVREEMNAIGGQEILLPALLPREPYEATNRWTEYGDALFRLKDRKGADMLLGPTHEELFATLVKGEYSSYKDMPVILYQIQTKYRDEERPRAGILRGREFVMKDAYSFDLDDDGLKKAYNAHREAYQKIFERLQIKYVIVSATSGAMGGSASEEFLAESEVGEDTFVRCLESGYAANVEAVVTHAPDPKPVDGLPEAVVHDTPGTETIASLVEWANANLDGEYTAADTLKNVMVKLLAPGKDPEFVGVGVPGDREVDMKRLEASVSPAEVELLTDADFAANPFLVKGYIGPKALQANGVRYLVDPRVVDGTSWITGADEPGRHTFGLVAGRDFTPDGAIEAAEVRDGDPSPDGAGKLVSAKGIEIGHIFQLGQKYTDAFEVDVLGENGKPVRLTQGSYGVGVSRLVAVIAEQSHDDKGLRWPKTVAPFAVHLVIANKDEAAIAGAEQLAADLDAAGLEVLLDDRKASPGVKFKDAELLGMPTVVVVGRGYANGTIEIRDRFTGEAAEVAVDGAVDSIVAAARG from the coding sequence ATGTCGACCCTGTTCCTGCGGACCCTGCGCGACGACCCGGCCGATGCCGAGGTGCCCAGCCACAAGCTGCTGGTGAGAGCGGGCTACGTCCGCCGCGTCGCGCCCGGCGTCTACTCCTGGCTCCCGCTGGGTCTGCGAGTGCTCAAGGCCATCGAGAACGTGGTGCGCGAGGAGATGAACGCGATCGGCGGCCAGGAGATCCTGCTGCCGGCGCTGCTGCCGCGCGAACCCTACGAGGCCACCAACCGCTGGACCGAGTACGGCGACGCCCTGTTCCGCCTCAAGGACCGCAAGGGCGCCGACATGCTCCTCGGACCCACGCACGAAGAACTCTTCGCGACCTTGGTCAAGGGCGAGTACTCGTCCTACAAGGACATGCCGGTCATCCTGTACCAGATCCAGACCAAGTACCGCGACGAGGAACGGCCGCGCGCGGGCATCCTCCGCGGCCGCGAATTCGTGATGAAGGACGCCTACTCCTTCGACCTCGACGACGACGGCCTGAAGAAGGCCTACAACGCGCATCGCGAGGCGTACCAGAAGATCTTCGAACGCCTCCAGATCAAGTACGTCATCGTCTCCGCCACCTCCGGCGCGATGGGTGGCAGCGCCTCCGAGGAGTTCCTGGCCGAGTCCGAGGTCGGCGAGGACACCTTCGTGCGATGCCTGGAGTCGGGTTACGCGGCCAACGTCGAGGCGGTCGTGACGCATGCGCCCGACCCGAAGCCGGTCGACGGCCTGCCCGAGGCGGTCGTGCACGACACCCCGGGCACCGAGACCATCGCGAGCCTGGTCGAGTGGGCGAATGCGAACCTCGACGGCGAGTACACCGCCGCCGACACCCTCAAGAACGTGATGGTGAAACTCCTTGCGCCGGGCAAGGATCCCGAGTTCGTCGGCGTCGGTGTCCCCGGCGACCGCGAGGTGGACATGAAGCGTCTCGAGGCCTCCGTCTCGCCGGCCGAGGTCGAACTGCTCACCGACGCGGACTTCGCCGCCAACCCGTTCCTGGTCAAGGGGTACATCGGTCCGAAGGCATTGCAGGCCAACGGTGTCCGCTACCTCGTCGACCCCCGCGTGGTCGACGGGACCTCGTGGATCACCGGAGCCGACGAACCCGGCCGCCACACGTTCGGGCTGGTCGCCGGCCGGGACTTCACGCCCGACGGCGCGATCGAGGCCGCCGAGGTCCGCGACGGCGACCCGTCGCCGGACGGTGCGGGAAAGCTGGTGAGCGCCAAGGGCATCGAGATCGGCCACATCTTCCAGCTCGGCCAGAAGTACACCGACGCCTTCGAGGTCGACGTGCTCGGCGAGAACGGCAAGCCGGTCCGGTTGACCCAGGGTTCTTACGGTGTCGGTGTGTCGCGCCTGGTGGCGGTCATCGCCGAACAGTCGCATGACGACAAGGGTCTGCGCTGGCCGAAGACCGTGGCGCCGTTCGCCGTTCACCTCGTCATCGCCAACAAGGACGAGGCCGCGATCGCCGGTGCCGAGCAGCTTGCTGCTGACCTCGACGCCGCTGGACTCGAAGTGCTCCTCGACGACCGCAAGGCCTCGCCCGGCGTGAAGTTCAAGGACGCCGAACTCCTCGGCATGCCGACGGTCGTGGTCGTCGGACGCGGTTACGCCAACGGCACCATCGAGATTCGTGACCGGTTCACCGGTGAGGCCGCCGAGGTGGCCGTCGACGGAGCGGTGGATTCGATCGTCGCCGCGGCGCGCGGCTGA
- the yaaA gene encoding peroxide stress protein YaaA, protein MRVITTNQLSYGVPVLVILPPSETKSDGGHGAPLDLDTLSFAELNPVRKRIGEAIVDLAGDLDASRKALGLGATQLSEVDRNADLWLSPTRPAIERYTGVLYDALDHASLTKAGKTKAAERLAIGSALFGVVRAADAIPAYRLSGGSKLPGMPTLASIWKPELSPALDAVDDFVVDLRSGVYQQLGPVKGAVTATVMTEQPDGSRKVVSHFNKHYKGLMARELVRTRRTVRDIDGLAAVLSDAGQRVEIAATDQIVVLTD, encoded by the coding sequence ATGCGTGTGATCACGACAAACCAGCTTAGTTATGGTGTTCCGGTGCTCGTCATCCTCCCTCCCTCCGAGACCAAATCCGACGGTGGGCACGGGGCTCCCCTCGATCTCGACACCCTGTCGTTCGCCGAGCTGAACCCGGTCCGCAAACGGATCGGTGAGGCCATCGTCGACCTCGCCGGCGACCTCGACGCGAGTCGCAAGGCACTCGGCCTGGGAGCCACCCAGCTCTCCGAGGTGGATCGCAACGCCGACCTGTGGCTCTCCCCCACCCGACCGGCCATCGAGCGCTACACCGGCGTCCTCTACGACGCTCTCGACCACGCCTCGCTGACCAAGGCGGGCAAGACCAAGGCCGCCGAGCGCCTGGCCATCGGCTCGGCGTTGTTCGGTGTGGTGCGTGCCGCCGACGCGATTCCCGCCTACCGGTTGTCGGGTGGATCGAAACTGCCCGGCATGCCGACGCTGGCGTCGATCTGGAAGCCGGAGCTGTCGCCCGCGCTGGACGCCGTCGACGACTTCGTCGTGGATCTGCGTTCCGGGGTCTACCAACAGCTCGGCCCGGTCAAGGGTGCGGTCACCGCGACGGTGATGACCGAGCAGCCCGACGGGTCACGCAAGGTCGTCAGCCACTTCAACAAGCACTACAAGGGTCTGATGGCGCGCGAGCTGGTCCGCACACGACGTACCGTGCGCGACATCGACGGCCTCGCCGCGGTCCTGTCCGACGCCGGTCAGCGCGTCGAGATCGCCGCAACCGACCAGATCGTCGTGCTGACGGACTAG
- a CDS encoding DHA2 family efflux MFS transporter permease subunit, producing the protein MSNPGSVHAGTVDTSQFRPVFGLPILVLSGMQLLMVLDGTVAALALPRIRDALSLSESSANWVISSYVLAFGGLMLLGGRLGDTFGRKRMFIVGVVAFTLTSLLCGLAWNEASLIVGRALQGASAAIAAPTAMALVATTFAPGKPRSQAFAIYAAMTGVGSVAGLILGGVLTEVSWRLVFLINVPIGLVVVIGAIIALRESQGERLPLDVPGAVLGTLGCTLLVLGVNEGPNGWGSPVVIGSFVLGVLALIAFVIVERRAANPILPFSLFDNTSRVAALGAILFASMIMMCMAVFISLYLQGILKYSPIQSGLAVVPFAFGLGIAAAIASKLSLMIQPRWLVLVGGAVILAGCFYASSIATDAPDYFPGIFIPVIVIGFGVGLAVIPLTLSVVAGVGPHEIGPLTALAQVAQNLGGAVGLVVVGAMVTSRALSKGGTTGPVETMNPTQLAAQAEGYGLAFAACAGIAVIAAIVVLFMRFTPEQVAEGQAAQEAADAGVDP; encoded by the coding sequence ATGTCGAATCCAGGATCCGTGCACGCTGGAACTGTGGACACCTCCCAGTTCCGTCCGGTCTTCGGACTGCCGATCCTGGTGTTGTCCGGAATGCAGCTGCTCATGGTGCTCGACGGCACCGTCGCGGCGCTGGCCCTCCCACGGATTCGCGACGCCCTCAGCCTCTCCGAGTCGAGTGCCAACTGGGTCATCTCCAGCTACGTCCTGGCGTTCGGCGGACTGATGCTGCTCGGCGGCCGACTCGGGGACACCTTCGGCCGCAAGCGGATGTTCATCGTCGGCGTCGTGGCCTTCACCCTGACCTCGCTCCTGTGCGGCCTCGCGTGGAACGAGGCGAGCCTGATCGTCGGCCGAGCCCTGCAGGGTGCATCGGCCGCGATCGCCGCCCCGACCGCGATGGCCCTGGTCGCGACCACGTTCGCGCCGGGCAAACCCCGCAGCCAGGCCTTCGCCATCTATGCGGCGATGACCGGCGTCGGTTCGGTCGCCGGCCTCATCCTGGGCGGCGTGCTGACCGAGGTGTCGTGGCGACTCGTGTTCCTCATCAACGTGCCCATCGGCCTGGTCGTCGTGATCGGCGCGATCATCGCGCTGCGCGAATCGCAGGGTGAGCGTCTGCCGCTCGACGTCCCCGGCGCGGTGCTCGGCACCCTCGGCTGCACCCTGCTGGTCCTCGGGGTCAACGAGGGACCCAACGGCTGGGGTTCGCCCGTCGTGATCGGCTCGTTCGTGCTCGGCGTTCTGGCACTCATCGCTTTCGTGATCGTCGAGCGCCGTGCTGCCAACCCGATCCTGCCGTTCTCGCTGTTCGACAACACCTCACGCGTCGCGGCGCTGGGGGCGATCCTGTTCGCCAGCATGATCATGATGTGCATGGCGGTCTTCATCTCGCTGTACCTGCAGGGGATTCTCAAGTACTCGCCGATCCAGAGCGGTCTCGCCGTCGTGCCCTTCGCCTTCGGGCTCGGCATCGCCGCGGCGATCGCGTCGAAGCTCTCGCTGATGATCCAGCCGCGCTGGCTGGTCCTGGTGGGCGGCGCTGTCATCCTCGCCGGCTGCTTCTACGCCTCGTCGATCGCCACCGACGCCCCTGACTACTTCCCGGGCATCTTCATCCCGGTCATCGTGATCGGCTTCGGCGTGGGCCTCGCCGTCATCCCGCTGACCCTGTCGGTGGTCGCCGGCGTCGGACCCCACGAGATCGGTCCGCTGACCGCCCTCGCGCAGGTCGCGCAGAACCTCGGCGGTGCGGTCGGCCTCGTCGTCGTCGGCGCGATGGTGACCTCGCGGGCGCTGTCCAAGGGCGGCACCACCGGACCCGTCGAGACCATGAACCCGACCCAGTTGGCCGCCCAGGCGGAGGGCTACGGCCTCGCCTTCGCGGCCTGCGCCGGCATCGCGGTCATCGCCGCGATCGTCGTGTTGTTCATGCGCTTCACCCCGGAACAGGTCGCCGAGGGGCAGGCCGCCCAGGAAGCGGCCGACGCCGGGGTGGACCCCTAG